A genome region from Tenebrio molitor chromosome 4, icTenMoli1.1, whole genome shotgun sequence includes the following:
- the Set1 gene encoding histone-lysine N-methyltransferase SETD1 isoform X3, producing MNGTMESRRNESHSHGSHGTSKGPKNYKLLVDPALVKGASAKLYRYDGIVPNDASYRPPVPRDPRSHLTRIWTRLETLELPVPRFKIDTNYVGEPPSIEVTIFHLNDNIDKQFLRDMVQKFGVMEELFIYYHPQTNKHLGIGRVVFETVAAAKSCVEKLNDTSVMGQILEVFLDPFGEKCKKKFEDCTVEKRPPLIIESTPKVEPEKVKVEEEKKKEDKECKDAVDEVKLKKERDRDRYRGYRNDFATPSSSDMGYGTASSEFSASYGSAGTTPLAYDYPHNLALSQYAYATPTYHPMGAPAVWPIATPQWPSDMWDRTPAGLVPPKWPEKELSTVKECKEKEKEKKRNNVAPSVTKTKKEKEKEEEENKTLDLDTRIALLLKGRGSGDMAPPFLTMGGDSDDESKSSFDKMPKAVPIPTSIDSDTGIFVDRSSISLSDMPINPPAPDFDGGSVKNDDNAPLSDPPSPFLSKDIYLECHRIALEQEVVARQKEALETTALLKQIDMAKIGSDISSSEDELLTGDNYSPLERKTSIKNEKDDDRMSMSSLSDNEQTIEESKIVVPPQMTAGSYPYQQYPGYPGIPYSYPYSQHDWRQSYPYTHPMYLTPSSYTPYPSMHPMQSYMSYQITPKRAENCKDDPHSPTINAVIQQITQELKAILKKDFNKKMVEMTAFKKFEAWWEEESSKENKNKGEVGEKLVQTRDNINVLLEANRENLYSNVDSVGFGLGLKASLPKMPSFRRKKIPSPVREDEDSRKLSDNDEIVHDSDPEVSSRPLRRIRKHSVSSSSSSDSSSLSSDSDSSSSDESSSDSESEAEPPRKRDEKVKIKEKTPERIEVVKTVEKVKKPDSKPANRYSKIYLSDSDLSEGEMEFLERRRRNTEWMEQIEKERQQRDKEEVPKKAAPPIVEDVEMVEVKMEEESLEEKSLEKLESEREELLRQVRNPEPPDEVTTEADEAPAQSSSDDENLEARRRKKEEVRKDRNGALDVVPIRLSESSADADGSSPSSQVTMEHSYCMQPVEMSTEASQENLVHDHGYTTTKEKEKPVMKEKPPRPRKRKEHKKLQELQNTMNYRDVYDRYKPEVPYTIHSVKHKERDVMSEMGVLYEFLTKGIDHEDIQYMKQSYEFMLADDTMGYWLNDTHWVDHCVTDLYSSPPKRRKRDEVKVHASGCARTEGFYKIEAHEKAKYKYHHAKSNAIVSPNAPVSKMQGLSREARSNQRRLLTAFGGDTDSDLLKFNQLKFRKKHLKFAKSAIHDWGLFAMEPIAADEMVIEYVGQMIRHSVADLRERKYEATGIGSSYLFRIDLENIIDATKCGNLARFINHSCNPNCYAKVITIESQKKIVIYSKQSIGVNEEITYDYKFPIEDEKIPCLCGAATCRGTLN from the exons ATGAATGGCACAATGGAATCACGAAGGAATGAAAGTCACAGCCATGGTAGCCATGGCACGTCTAAGGGAcctaaaaattataaacttcTTGTGGATCCTGCCCTTGTTAAGGGTGCCTCTGCAAAATTGTATAGGTATGATGGAATTGTGCCTAACGATGCTTCATATCGACCACCAGTTCCAAGGGATCCAAGATCTCATCTCACAAGAATTTGGACCAGACTAGAAACTCTTGAGCTGCCAGTACCAAG GTTTAAAATCGACACAAACTATGTAGGAGAGCCCCCTTCGATCGAAGTGACAATTTTCCACTTAAATGACAACATTGACAAACAGTTCCTGAGAGACATGGTGCAAAAGTTTGGAGTAATGGAAGAATTGTTCATTTATTACCATCCTCAAACCAACAAACATTTAGGAATCGGTCGTGTCGTGTTCGAAACAGTCGCGGCGGCTAAAAGTTGCGTCGAAAAACTAAACGACACGAGTGTGATGGGACAAATCCTTGAAGTCTTCCTTGACCCTTTCGGTGAGaaatgcaaaaagaaatttgaaGATTGCACAGTAGAGAAGCGGCCGCCACTGATAATCGAAAGCACGCCAAAAGTCGAACCAGAAAAAGTAAAAGTAgaggaagaaaagaaaaaagaagacaAAGAATGTAAAGATGCGGTTGACGAGGTCAAACTTAAGAAAGAAAGAGACAGAGACAGATATAGGGGATACCGGAACGATTTCGCCACACCGAGTAGTTCAGACATGGGGTACGGCACCGCCTCCAGCGAGTTCTCCGCCAGTTACGGGTCGGCGGGGACCACCCCGTTGGCGTACGACTATCCCCACAACCTCGCGTTGAGTCAGTACGCCTACGCGACGCCGACTTACCACCCGATGGGGGCGCCGGCAGTGTGGCCGATAGCAACACCGCAATGGCCGTCGGACATGTGGGACCGGACACCAGCAGGTCTGGTGCCTCCGAAGTGGCCCGAAAAAGAACTCAGTACCGTTAAAGAATGCaaagaaaaagagaaagaaaagaagCGCAACAACGTGGCCCCCTCGGTAACGAAAActaaaaaggaaaaagaaaagGAAGAGGAGGAGAATAAAACGCTGGATTTGGACACGAGGATCGCTCTCCTGTTGAAAGGACGAGGTTCGGGGGACATGGCGCCCCCTTTTCTGACAATGGGAGGGGATTCGGACGACGAATCGAAGTCTTCATTCGACAAGATGCCCAAAGCGGTTCCTATACCTACGTCTATAGATAGTGACACCG GTATTTTTGTAGACCGGTCGAGCATTTCTTTGAGTGACATGCCGATCAATCCTCCGGCCCCCGATTTTGACGGGGGTTCAGTCAAAAACGACGACAATGCACCCCTGTCAGACCCCCCATCGCCGTTTTTGTCCAAAGATATTTATCTGGAATGTCACAGGATCGCATTAGAACAG GAGGTCGTGGCTCGTCAAAAGGAGGCTCTCGAGACTACCGCACTGTTGAAACAAATCGACATGGCGAAAATTGGCAGCGACATCTCGTCCAGCGAAGACGAACTGCTGACCGGAGACAACTACAGTCCACTCGAACGAAAGACTAGCATTAAGAATGAAAAGGACGATGACAGAATGAGCATGTCGTCGTTGAGTGATAACGAGCAGACAATCGAAGAATCGAAGATAGTGGTGCCTCCTCAAATGACCGCCGGATCTTACCCTTACCAACAATATCCAGGTTACCCGGGTATCCCCTATTCGTACCCGTACAGCCAACACGACTGGAGGCAGTCGTACCCGTACACTCACCCTATGTACCTAACGCCTTCTTCTTATACGCCCTACCCTTCAATGCATCCGATGCAGTCGTACATGTCATACCAAATAACACCTAAACGTGCGGAAAACTGCAAGGATGATCCTCATTCCCCCACTATTAACGCGGTCATCCAACAGATAACGCAAGAATTGAAGGCCATTTTGAAGAAGGATTTTAACAAGAAAATGGTAGAAATGACGGCTTTCAAGAAATTCGAGGCTTGGTGGGAGGAGGAGAGCTCCAAAGAGAACAAGAACAAAGGGGAGGTGGGTGAGAAGCTGGTACAAACGAGGGACAACATCAACGTTTTGCTGGAGGCCAATCGAGAGAATCTTTACTCGAACGTGGACAGTGTCGGTTTCGGTTTGGGTTTGAAGGCGTCGTTGCCAAAAATGCCGAGCTTTCGGCGCAAGAAAATTCCGTCGCCCGTGCGAGAGGACGAGGATTCGAGGAAGTTGAGCGACAACGACGAGATCGTCCACGATTCGGACCCGGAGGTCAGTTCGAGACCGCTCAGGAGGATCCGGAAACACTCGGTGAGCTCCTCGAGCAGTTCGGACAGTTCGAGTCTGAGCTCGGACAGCGACAGTTCGAGCTCGGACGAGAGCTCTTCGGATTCAGAGAGCGAAGCCGAACCCCCGAGGAAACGCGACGAAAAGGTGAAGATCAAAGAGAAGACGCCCGAACGGATCGAGGTGGTGAAAACCGTCGAGAAAGTGAAAAAGCCAGACTCGAAACCGGCGAACCGCTATTCGAAGATTTACCTGAGCGACAGCGATCTCAGCGAAGGCGAAATGGAGTTCTTGGAACGGCGTCGACGCAACACGGAATGGATGGAACAGATCGAGAAGGAGCGCCAACAAAGGGACAAAGAAGAAGTGCCGAAGAAAGCCGCACCACCGATAGTCGAGGATGTCGAAATGGTCGAAGTGAAAATGGAAGAAGAAAGTCTCGAGGAGAAGAGTTTAGAGAAGTTGGAGAGCGAACGGGAGGAGTTGTTGAGGCAGGTGCGAAATCCGGAGCCTCCGGACGAAGTGACGACGGAAGCAGACGAAGCACCCGCTCAGAGCAGTTCGGACGACGAAAATCTGGAGGCCAGGAGGAGGAAGAAAGAAGAGGTGAGGAAGGATCGCAACGGGGCTTTGGACGTGGTGCCGATTCGGTTGTCGGAGTCGTCGGCGGATGCAGACGGAAGCAGTCCGAGTTCGCAAGTGACGATGGAGCACTCCTACTGTATGCAACCGGTGGAGATGTCGACGGAAGCTTCTCAGGAGAACTTGGTCCACGATCACGGATACACCACCACCAAGGAGAAG GAAAAACCGGTGATGAAGGAGAAGCCGCCCAGACCGCGCAAACGAAAGGAACACAAGAAACTGCAGGAGTTGCAGAACACGATGAACTATCGGGACGTCTACGACAGGTACAAACCGGAAGTGCCGTACACCATACACAGCGTGAAGCACAAAGAAAGAGACGTGATGAGCGAAATGGGCGTCTTGTACGAGTTCCTCACCAAAGGCATTGACCACGAGGACATCCAGTACATGAAGCAGAGCTACGAATTCATGTTGGCCGACGACACGATGGGTTACTGGTTGAACGACACCCATTGGGTCGACCATTGCGTCACGGATCTCTACTCGAGCCCGCCCAAACGACGGAAAAGGGACGAGGTCAAGGTCCACGCCTCGGGCTGCGCAAGGACGGAAGGATTCTACAAGATCGAAGCCCACGAGAAGGCCAAGTATAAATATCACCACGCCAAGTCGAATGCAATTGTTTCGCCGAACGCACCAGTCAGCAAAATGCAAG GTTTGTCGAGGGAGGCTCGTTCGAACCAGCGGCGCCTTCTCACCGCTTTTGGCGGCGACACCGATTCGGACCTCCTCAAGTTCAACCAACTCAAGTTCAGGAAGAAGCATCTGAAGTTCGCCAAATCGGCCATCCACGATTGGGGTCTGTTCGCGATGGAGCCGATCGCCGCCGACGAGATGGTGATCGAGTACGTAGGCCAGATGATCAGGCACAGCGTGGCCGACCTGCGGGAAAGGAAGTACGAAGCGACCGGAATCGGCAGCTCGTACCTCTTCAGGATCGACCTGGAGAACATCATCGACGCCACCAAGTGCGGCAACCTGGCCAGGTTCATAAATCACAGTTGCAAT CCTAATTGCTACGCCAAGGTTATTACGATCGAGTCCCAGAAGAAGATTGTGATATATTCGAAGCAGAGTATAGGGGTCAACGAGGAGATTACGTACGATTACAAGTTCCCCATCGAAGACGAGAAAATTCCGTGTCTGTGTGGCGCGGCCACGTGTCGCGGTACCCTGAATTAG
- the Set1 gene encoding histone-lysine N-methyltransferase SETD1 isoform X5, with translation MNGTMESRRNESHSHGSHGTSKGPKNYKLLVDPALVKGASAKLYRYDGIVPNDASYRPPVPRDPRSHLTRIWTRLETLELPVPRFKIDTNYVGEPPSIEVTIFHLNDNIDKQFLRDMVQKFGVMEELFIYYHPQTNKHLGIGRVVFETVAAAKSCVEKLNDTSVMGQILEVFLDPFGEKCKKKFEDCTVEKRPPLIIESTPKVEPEKVKVEEEKKKEDKECKDAVDEVKLKKERDRDRYRGYRNDFATPSSSDMGYGTASSEFSASYGSAGTTPLAYDYPHNLALSQYAYATPTYHPMGAPAVWPIATPQWPSDMWDRTPAGLVPPKWPEKELSTVKECKEKEKEKKRNNVAPSVTKTKKEKEKEEEENKTLDLDTRIALLLKGRGSGDMAPPFLTMGGDSDDESKSSFDKMPKAVPIPTSIDSDTDRSSISLSDMPINPPAPDFDGGSVKNDDNAPLSDPPSPFLSKDIYLECHRIALEQEVVARQKEALETTALLKQIDMAKIGSDISSSEDELLTGDNYSPLERKTSIKNEKDDDRMSMSSLSDNEQTIEESKIVVPPQMTAGSYPYQQYPGYPGIPYSYPYSQHDWRQSYPYTHPMYLTPSSYTPYPSMHPMQSYMSYQITPKRAENCKDDPHSPTINAVIQQITQELKAILKKDFNKKMVEMTAFKKFEAWWEEESSKENKNKGEVGEKLVQTRDNINVLLEANRENLYSNVDSVGFGLGLKASLPKMPSFRRKKIPSPVREDEDSRKLSDNDEIVHDSDPEVSSRPLRRIRKHSVSSSSSSDSSSLSSDSDSSSSDESSSDSESEAEPPRKRDEKVKIKEKTPERIEVVKTVEKVKKPDSKPANRYSKIYLSDSDLSEGEMEFLERRRRNTEWMEQIEKERQQRDKEEVPKKAAPPIVEDVEMVEVKMEEESLEEKSLEKLESEREELLRQVRNPEPPDEVTTEADEAPAQSSSDDENLEARRRKKEEVRKDRNGALDVVPIRLSESSADADGSSPSSQVTMEHSYCMQPVEMSTEASQENLVHDHGYTTTKEKEKPVMKEKPPRPRKRKEHKKLQELQNTMNYRDVYDRYKPEVPYTIHSVKHKERDVMSEMGVLYEFLTKGIDHEDIQYMKQSYEFMLADDTMGYWLNDTHWVDHCVTDLYSSPPKRRKRDEVKVHASGCARTEGFYKIEAHEKAKYKYHHAKSNAIVSPNAPVSKMQGLSREARSNQRRLLTAFGGDTDSDLLKFNQLKFRKKHLKFAKSAIHDWGLFAMEPIAADEMVIEYVGQMIRHSVADLRERKYEATGIGSSYLFRIDLENIIDATKCGNLARFINHSCNPNCYAKVITIESQKKIVIYSKQSIGVNEEITYDYKFPIEDEKIPCLCGAATCRGTLN, from the exons ATGAATGGCACAATGGAATCACGAAGGAATGAAAGTCACAGCCATGGTAGCCATGGCACGTCTAAGGGAcctaaaaattataaacttcTTGTGGATCCTGCCCTTGTTAAGGGTGCCTCTGCAAAATTGTATAGGTATGATGGAATTGTGCCTAACGATGCTTCATATCGACCACCAGTTCCAAGGGATCCAAGATCTCATCTCACAAGAATTTGGACCAGACTAGAAACTCTTGAGCTGCCAGTACCAAG GTTTAAAATCGACACAAACTATGTAGGAGAGCCCCCTTCGATCGAAGTGACAATTTTCCACTTAAATGACAACATTGACAAACAGTTCCTGAGAGACATGGTGCAAAAGTTTGGAGTAATGGAAGAATTGTTCATTTATTACCATCCTCAAACCAACAAACATTTAGGAATCGGTCGTGTCGTGTTCGAAACAGTCGCGGCGGCTAAAAGTTGCGTCGAAAAACTAAACGACACGAGTGTGATGGGACAAATCCTTGAAGTCTTCCTTGACCCTTTCGGTGAGaaatgcaaaaagaaatttgaaGATTGCACAGTAGAGAAGCGGCCGCCACTGATAATCGAAAGCACGCCAAAAGTCGAACCAGAAAAAGTAAAAGTAgaggaagaaaagaaaaaagaagacaAAGAATGTAAAGATGCGGTTGACGAGGTCAAACTTAAGAAAGAAAGAGACAGAGACAGATATAGGGGATACCGGAACGATTTCGCCACACCGAGTAGTTCAGACATGGGGTACGGCACCGCCTCCAGCGAGTTCTCCGCCAGTTACGGGTCGGCGGGGACCACCCCGTTGGCGTACGACTATCCCCACAACCTCGCGTTGAGTCAGTACGCCTACGCGACGCCGACTTACCACCCGATGGGGGCGCCGGCAGTGTGGCCGATAGCAACACCGCAATGGCCGTCGGACATGTGGGACCGGACACCAGCAGGTCTGGTGCCTCCGAAGTGGCCCGAAAAAGAACTCAGTACCGTTAAAGAATGCaaagaaaaagagaaagaaaagaagCGCAACAACGTGGCCCCCTCGGTAACGAAAActaaaaaggaaaaagaaaagGAAGAGGAGGAGAATAAAACGCTGGATTTGGACACGAGGATCGCTCTCCTGTTGAAAGGACGAGGTTCGGGGGACATGGCGCCCCCTTTTCTGACAATGGGAGGGGATTCGGACGACGAATCGAAGTCTTCATTCGACAAGATGCCCAAAGCGGTTCCTATACCTACGTCTATAGATAGTGACACCG ACCGGTCGAGCATTTCTTTGAGTGACATGCCGATCAATCCTCCGGCCCCCGATTTTGACGGGGGTTCAGTCAAAAACGACGACAATGCACCCCTGTCAGACCCCCCATCGCCGTTTTTGTCCAAAGATATTTATCTGGAATGTCACAGGATCGCATTAGAACAG GAGGTCGTGGCTCGTCAAAAGGAGGCTCTCGAGACTACCGCACTGTTGAAACAAATCGACATGGCGAAAATTGGCAGCGACATCTCGTCCAGCGAAGACGAACTGCTGACCGGAGACAACTACAGTCCACTCGAACGAAAGACTAGCATTAAGAATGAAAAGGACGATGACAGAATGAGCATGTCGTCGTTGAGTGATAACGAGCAGACAATCGAAGAATCGAAGATAGTGGTGCCTCCTCAAATGACCGCCGGATCTTACCCTTACCAACAATATCCAGGTTACCCGGGTATCCCCTATTCGTACCCGTACAGCCAACACGACTGGAGGCAGTCGTACCCGTACACTCACCCTATGTACCTAACGCCTTCTTCTTATACGCCCTACCCTTCAATGCATCCGATGCAGTCGTACATGTCATACCAAATAACACCTAAACGTGCGGAAAACTGCAAGGATGATCCTCATTCCCCCACTATTAACGCGGTCATCCAACAGATAACGCAAGAATTGAAGGCCATTTTGAAGAAGGATTTTAACAAGAAAATGGTAGAAATGACGGCTTTCAAGAAATTCGAGGCTTGGTGGGAGGAGGAGAGCTCCAAAGAGAACAAGAACAAAGGGGAGGTGGGTGAGAAGCTGGTACAAACGAGGGACAACATCAACGTTTTGCTGGAGGCCAATCGAGAGAATCTTTACTCGAACGTGGACAGTGTCGGTTTCGGTTTGGGTTTGAAGGCGTCGTTGCCAAAAATGCCGAGCTTTCGGCGCAAGAAAATTCCGTCGCCCGTGCGAGAGGACGAGGATTCGAGGAAGTTGAGCGACAACGACGAGATCGTCCACGATTCGGACCCGGAGGTCAGTTCGAGACCGCTCAGGAGGATCCGGAAACACTCGGTGAGCTCCTCGAGCAGTTCGGACAGTTCGAGTCTGAGCTCGGACAGCGACAGTTCGAGCTCGGACGAGAGCTCTTCGGATTCAGAGAGCGAAGCCGAACCCCCGAGGAAACGCGACGAAAAGGTGAAGATCAAAGAGAAGACGCCCGAACGGATCGAGGTGGTGAAAACCGTCGAGAAAGTGAAAAAGCCAGACTCGAAACCGGCGAACCGCTATTCGAAGATTTACCTGAGCGACAGCGATCTCAGCGAAGGCGAAATGGAGTTCTTGGAACGGCGTCGACGCAACACGGAATGGATGGAACAGATCGAGAAGGAGCGCCAACAAAGGGACAAAGAAGAAGTGCCGAAGAAAGCCGCACCACCGATAGTCGAGGATGTCGAAATGGTCGAAGTGAAAATGGAAGAAGAAAGTCTCGAGGAGAAGAGTTTAGAGAAGTTGGAGAGCGAACGGGAGGAGTTGTTGAGGCAGGTGCGAAATCCGGAGCCTCCGGACGAAGTGACGACGGAAGCAGACGAAGCACCCGCTCAGAGCAGTTCGGACGACGAAAATCTGGAGGCCAGGAGGAGGAAGAAAGAAGAGGTGAGGAAGGATCGCAACGGGGCTTTGGACGTGGTGCCGATTCGGTTGTCGGAGTCGTCGGCGGATGCAGACGGAAGCAGTCCGAGTTCGCAAGTGACGATGGAGCACTCCTACTGTATGCAACCGGTGGAGATGTCGACGGAAGCTTCTCAGGAGAACTTGGTCCACGATCACGGATACACCACCACCAAGGAGAAG GAAAAACCGGTGATGAAGGAGAAGCCGCCCAGACCGCGCAAACGAAAGGAACACAAGAAACTGCAGGAGTTGCAGAACACGATGAACTATCGGGACGTCTACGACAGGTACAAACCGGAAGTGCCGTACACCATACACAGCGTGAAGCACAAAGAAAGAGACGTGATGAGCGAAATGGGCGTCTTGTACGAGTTCCTCACCAAAGGCATTGACCACGAGGACATCCAGTACATGAAGCAGAGCTACGAATTCATGTTGGCCGACGACACGATGGGTTACTGGTTGAACGACACCCATTGGGTCGACCATTGCGTCACGGATCTCTACTCGAGCCCGCCCAAACGACGGAAAAGGGACGAGGTCAAGGTCCACGCCTCGGGCTGCGCAAGGACGGAAGGATTCTACAAGATCGAAGCCCACGAGAAGGCCAAGTATAAATATCACCACGCCAAGTCGAATGCAATTGTTTCGCCGAACGCACCAGTCAGCAAAATGCAAG GTTTGTCGAGGGAGGCTCGTTCGAACCAGCGGCGCCTTCTCACCGCTTTTGGCGGCGACACCGATTCGGACCTCCTCAAGTTCAACCAACTCAAGTTCAGGAAGAAGCATCTGAAGTTCGCCAAATCGGCCATCCACGATTGGGGTCTGTTCGCGATGGAGCCGATCGCCGCCGACGAGATGGTGATCGAGTACGTAGGCCAGATGATCAGGCACAGCGTGGCCGACCTGCGGGAAAGGAAGTACGAAGCGACCGGAATCGGCAGCTCGTACCTCTTCAGGATCGACCTGGAGAACATCATCGACGCCACCAAGTGCGGCAACCTGGCCAGGTTCATAAATCACAGTTGCAAT CCTAATTGCTACGCCAAGGTTATTACGATCGAGTCCCAGAAGAAGATTGTGATATATTCGAAGCAGAGTATAGGGGTCAACGAGGAGATTACGTACGATTACAAGTTCCCCATCGAAGACGAGAAAATTCCGTGTCTGTGTGGCGCGGCCACGTGTCGCGGTACCCTGAATTAG